From Rhodovastum atsumiense, a single genomic window includes:
- a CDS encoding ABC transporter substrate-binding protein, with the protein MQRRQALQALASLGTLPLLPAVAGAQTAAPRRGGILKVAAPFNPSTLDPVTGGTGSDHMLLYPIFDTLVDFVPETLEARPGLATAWEFLDPRRLVLTLRQGVRFHDGTPFDAAAVKVNLDRARGDDRSAVRGDLASLQAIEVLDAHRVVLLLSRPDTALPLILADRAGMMSSPKAMQERGRQYDRAPVGTGPFRFVRWNDNDIVELVRNEDYWNKGLPYLDGITYRIITDLNTGLRSVIAGETHFAYRLNPQQKLVADRMGKRVRISSTPTIADYHLLFNYGHAPLNDRRVRQAINYAIDRDGFNKAALLGLGVPAQTMLPPGYWAHDPSFDHFYTHDPDRARALLREAGHPDGVDIQFFGYSDQASQQRHEIIIEQLRRAGIRAHMTVGSSADMYQRFMVRGEGDMLLALWTGRPDPSQPFVLVYGADGFNNAGKVPPPPEMAQAQADSQSSAAPAARKAAFARLERAALEHALSCELAFVPGIEAFSPSVRNYTPNLLGKPKFNEIFLAD; encoded by the coding sequence ATGCAACGACGCCAGGCGCTGCAAGCTCTGGCCAGCCTCGGGACCCTGCCGCTGCTGCCGGCGGTGGCAGGGGCGCAGACAGCCGCGCCGCGGCGCGGTGGCATCCTGAAAGTAGCCGCCCCCTTCAACCCGTCCACGCTGGACCCGGTGACCGGTGGCACCGGCTCCGACCACATGCTGCTCTACCCGATCTTCGACACGCTGGTGGATTTCGTGCCGGAGACCCTGGAAGCGCGCCCGGGTCTCGCCACCGCCTGGGAGTTTCTCGATCCGCGCCGGCTGGTGCTGACGCTGCGCCAGGGGGTGCGCTTCCATGACGGCACCCCCTTCGATGCCGCCGCAGTCAAGGTCAATCTCGACCGTGCCCGTGGTGACGACCGCTCCGCCGTGCGCGGCGACCTCGCCTCGCTGCAAGCGATCGAGGTGCTGGACGCGCACCGCGTCGTCCTGCTGCTCAGCCGCCCCGACACCGCCCTGCCGCTGATCCTCGCCGACCGCGCCGGCATGATGTCCTCGCCCAAGGCGATGCAGGAACGCGGCCGGCAATATGACCGCGCCCCGGTCGGCACCGGCCCGTTCCGCTTCGTCCGCTGGAACGACAACGACATCGTCGAGCTGGTGCGCAACGAGGATTACTGGAACAAGGGCCTGCCCTATCTCGACGGCATCACCTACCGCATCATCACCGACCTCAACACCGGGCTGCGGTCGGTGATCGCCGGCGAGACCCATTTCGCCTACCGCCTGAACCCGCAGCAGAAGCTGGTGGCTGACCGCATGGGCAAGCGCGTGCGGATCAGCAGCACCCCGACCATCGCCGACTATCACCTGCTGTTCAATTACGGCCATGCCCCGCTGAACGACCGGCGGGTGCGCCAGGCGATCAATTACGCAATCGACCGCGACGGCTTCAACAAGGCGGCGCTGCTCGGCCTCGGCGTGCCGGCGCAGACCATGCTGCCGCCGGGCTACTGGGCGCATGACCCGTCGTTCGATCATTTCTACACTCATGACCCTGACCGTGCCCGCGCATTGCTGCGCGAAGCCGGCCATCCCGACGGCGTCGACATCCAGTTCTTCGGCTATTCCGACCAGGCCTCGCAGCAGCGGCACGAGATCATCATCGAGCAGTTGCGCCGCGCCGGCATCCGCGCGCACATGACCGTCGGCTCCTCGGCAGACATGTACCAGCGCTTCATGGTGCGCGGCGAGGGCGACATGCTGCTGGCGCTGTGGACCGGCCGGCCCGATCCGAGCCAGCCTTTCGTGCTGGTCTATGGTGCGGACGGCTTCAACAATGCCGGCAAGGTGCCGCCGCCGCCGGAGATGGCGCAGGCCCAGGCGGACTCGCAGTCCAGCGCCGCCCCGGCCGCGCGCAAGGCGGCCTTCGCCCGGCTGGAACGCGCCGCGCTGGAACACGCGCTGTCCTGCGAGCTGGCCTTCGTGCCGGGCATCGAAGCCTTCTCGCCATCGGTGCGCAACTACA
- a CDS encoding GntR family transcriptional regulator gives MTESTAANGVVGTMSTRIEQAIRRDILSGAIRPGERLRVAELSARYGVSHIPVRDALRQLEGDRLVIIESHKGAVLRGVSRKFVTDMHDTRAAIETLLVRNATLKATEAELDTLEQLALAYETAAAVQAMERMVEANLRFHRCIARIADNPEAADILDRGWELVIGIRNRFGFGENRVADIIRQHRAMVQAIRARDPVLAVQMAQEHCDSARDDLLARMEREEAAR, from the coding sequence GTGACGGAGTCCACGGCGGCGAACGGGGTGGTGGGCACCATGTCCACACGGATCGAGCAGGCCATCCGTCGCGATATCCTGAGCGGCGCCATCCGGCCCGGCGAGAGGCTGCGCGTGGCCGAGCTGAGCGCGCGCTACGGCGTCAGCCACATCCCGGTGCGCGACGCGCTGCGCCAGCTCGAGGGCGACCGGCTGGTCATCATCGAATCACACAAGGGCGCCGTGCTGCGCGGCGTCAGCCGCAAATTCGTCACCGACATGCACGACACCCGCGCCGCCATCGAGACCCTGCTGGTGCGCAACGCCACGCTGAAGGCGACGGAGGCGGAGCTGGACACGCTGGAGCAACTGGCCCTTGCCTATGAGACCGCGGCCGCGGTGCAGGCGATGGAGCGCATGGTCGAGGCCAATCTGCGTTTCCACCGCTGCATCGCCCGCATCGCCGACAATCCGGAAGCGGCGGATATCCTCGACCGCGGCTGGGAGCTGGTGATCGGCATCCGCAACCGCTTCGGCTTCGGAGAGAACCGCGTCGCCGACATCATTCGGCAGCATCGGGCCATGGTGCAGGCCATCCGTGCCCGCGACCCGGTGCTGGCAGTGCAGATGGCGCAGGAGCACTGCGATTCCGCCAGGGACGACCTGCTCGCGCGTATGGAGCGCGAGGAGGCGGCCCGCTGA